In one Aeromicrobium wangtongii genomic region, the following are encoded:
- a CDS encoding alpha/beta fold hydrolase, producing MSKTVKLAGTAGAFVVAGAAATLLNGRQRTRRRRRRGEDVEFGTVRSDGLTVVASDGVPLHVEVDEADRKTPTIVFLHGWVENIDIWHYQRLALRGQVRMVFLDSRSHGRSGRASVTRSTLADLADDVLTVIDQLVPRGPIVLVGHSMGGMTIMQLARTHPELFGRRIKGVVLLGTSSGQLMRTSPALRYLVPMLRTGAPVLDWGRRFNSYSVIRRWGLGPAAAERHADMANEMILQAPTHVLVDFYPNFVDLDLEAGLAALGRARTTVVGGTADLLTPVRHSRRLADLIPDAKLVVLPDVGHMLMFEDHEAVTQAIEDVLADVREDM from the coding sequence ATGAGCAAGACCGTCAAGCTCGCCGGGACGGCCGGGGCCTTCGTGGTGGCCGGTGCCGCCGCGACCCTGCTGAACGGCCGCCAGCGCACGAGGCGCCGGCGCCGGCGCGGTGAGGACGTCGAGTTCGGCACCGTCCGCAGCGACGGCCTCACGGTCGTCGCGAGCGACGGGGTGCCGCTGCACGTCGAGGTCGACGAGGCCGACCGCAAGACGCCCACCATCGTCTTCCTGCACGGCTGGGTCGAGAACATCGACATCTGGCACTACCAGCGGCTCGCGCTGCGGGGGCAGGTGCGGATGGTCTTCCTCGACTCGCGGTCCCACGGACGGTCCGGCCGGGCCTCGGTGACGCGGTCGACGCTCGCCGATCTGGCGGACGACGTGCTGACCGTCATCGACCAGCTGGTGCCGCGCGGCCCCATCGTGCTGGTCGGCCACTCGATGGGCGGCATGACGATCATGCAGCTGGCCCGGACCCACCCCGAGCTGTTCGGGCGGCGCATCAAGGGTGTCGTGCTGCTGGGCACCAGCTCCGGGCAGCTGATGCGCACCAGTCCCGCCCTTCGATACCTCGTGCCGATGCTGCGCACGGGCGCCCCGGTGCTGGACTGGGGACGCCGATTCAACAGCTACTCGGTCATCCGTCGGTGGGGCCTGGGGCCGGCAGCCGCCGAGCGTCACGCCGACATGGCCAACGAGATGATCCTGCAGGCGCCCACGCACGTGCTGGTCGACTTCTACCCCAACTTCGTCGACCTCGACCTCGAGGCGGGACTCGCGGCGCTGGGCCGCGCCCGCACCACCGTCGTGGGGGGCACCGCTGATCTGCTGACGCCGGTCAGGCACAGCAGGCGGCTGGCCGACCTGATCCCGGACGCCAAGCTCGTGGTCCTGCCCGATGTCGGTCACATGCTGATGTTCGAGGACCACGAGGCCGTGACCCAGGCCATCGAGGACGTCCTGGCCGATGTGCGGGAGGACATGTGA
- the alr gene encoding alanine racemase has protein sequence MSHDPQIEAVIDLDAFGANIAALAACAPSSMVMTVVKANAYGHGMVPMARAARASGSSWLGVATIEEALALRAAGDRGPLMCWLASPGAAFAAAVEADVEVTASSVAQLEEIIAVAPSRPRVQLKVDTGLSRNGARGKEWTALVEAASSARAAGRVDITGVWSHFACADDPDHPANDSQEAVFRAAVDQMVAAGLEHGIRHISNSAATLVRPSAHFDLVRIGIAAYGIRPDSGMTYSTRLTPVMTLRTRLAQVKRVPAGAKVSYGQTWTAERETTLGLVPMGYGDGIAISASNRAEVQVGGARAPIAGRVCMDQLVVDLGDRPAEPGDIATLFGPGHDGEPTAEDWAAASGTIAYEVVTRLGGRTVRTYKGENS, from the coding sequence ATGTCCCACGATCCGCAGATCGAGGCCGTCATCGACCTCGATGCCTTCGGCGCGAACATCGCGGCGCTCGCCGCGTGCGCCCCGTCGTCGATGGTCATGACGGTCGTCAAGGCCAATGCGTACGGCCACGGGATGGTGCCGATGGCCCGAGCCGCGCGCGCCTCGGGGTCGTCGTGGCTGGGCGTCGCGACGATCGAGGAGGCGCTCGCCCTGCGTGCTGCGGGCGACCGCGGCCCGCTGATGTGCTGGCTGGCCAGCCCGGGTGCCGCGTTCGCCGCAGCGGTCGAGGCCGATGTCGAGGTCACGGCCTCGTCGGTCGCGCAGCTCGAGGAGATCATCGCCGTCGCGCCGTCACGGCCGAGGGTCCAGCTCAAGGTCGACACGGGATTGTCGCGCAATGGTGCGCGTGGCAAGGAGTGGACCGCGCTGGTGGAGGCTGCGTCGTCGGCCCGCGCGGCCGGACGCGTCGACATCACCGGCGTCTGGTCGCACTTCGCGTGCGCGGACGATCCCGACCACCCGGCCAATGACTCCCAGGAGGCGGTGTTTCGCGCCGCCGTCGACCAGATGGTGGCGGCAGGTCTCGAGCACGGGATCCGCCACATCAGCAACTCCGCAGCCACGCTCGTCCGGCCGTCCGCGCACTTCGACCTGGTCCGCATCGGCATCGCGGCCTATGGCATCCGCCCCGATTCGGGCATGACGTACTCCACCCGGCTGACCCCCGTCATGACGTTGCGGACGCGGCTGGCGCAGGTCAAGCGCGTCCCCGCCGGGGCGAAGGTGTCCTACGGGCAGACCTGGACGGCCGAGCGCGAGACCACGCTGGGCCTGGTGCCGATGGGATATGGCGATGGCATCGCGATCTCGGCGTCGAACCGGGCCGAGGTGCAGGTCGGCGGCGCCCGCGCGCCGATCGCGGGACGGGTCTGCATGGACCAGCTGGTCGTCGACCTGGGCGATCGTCCCGCCGAGCCGGGTGACATCGCAACGCTGTTCGGCCCGGGTCATGACGGTGAGCCGACTGCGGAAGACTGGGCAGCGGCATCGGGAACGATCGCCTACGAGGTGGTCACCCGGCTGGGTGGCCGCACCGTGCGGACCTACAAGGGTGAGAACTCATGA
- a CDS encoding bifunctional ADP-dependent NAD(P)H-hydrate dehydratase/NAD(P)H-hydrate epimerase: MLTAHAVDDIRTAEQALAAGLPDGELMRRAARGLADALDDIPAGEVLLALIGPGNNGGDALYAAVHLLDRGVRVDLCLLDPSTVHADGLAAALAAGAQVVERPGQQRHCLDAVFGIGARPGLTGRAAEWVEWIAATGPRTVAVDVPSGVDVDGATLPSTHVTADATVTFGTYKTALLVGPAAGAAGRGAAAIPDLVDIGLAPHLPAPHIEAIEASDGHLLAEIFDWLRAPTSHKYSRGVLGIAAGSTQYAGAAHLCVAGAQAGMAGMVRFVGEAELARRVVDRAPEVVAGRGRVQAWVVGPGGGDDAAAQLAAALDDGVPVVVDASALQHVPDSFDVPALLTPHAGELAQMLGVQRETVEADPLGHVTEAARRWGVTVLLKGARTLIATPGRVTRVNLTGSPWLGTAGSGDVLAGLAGSLLASGADPHDAGSLAAFLHGAASIRANRGGPVTASAVAAALPGTVAAFHDGHLDDVRDWRS, encoded by the coding sequence GTGCTGACCGCGCACGCCGTCGACGACATCCGCACGGCCGAGCAGGCCCTGGCCGCCGGTCTCCCCGATGGAGAGCTCATGCGCCGGGCCGCCCGAGGGCTGGCCGATGCGCTCGACGACATCCCGGCCGGTGAGGTGCTGCTGGCGCTGATCGGACCGGGCAACAACGGCGGGGACGCGCTGTACGCGGCGGTGCACCTGCTCGACCGCGGTGTGCGGGTCGACCTGTGTCTGCTGGATCCGTCCACGGTCCACGCGGACGGGCTCGCTGCCGCCCTGGCGGCCGGCGCGCAGGTCGTCGAGCGTCCGGGGCAGCAGCGCCACTGCCTGGATGCCGTGTTCGGCATCGGCGCCCGCCCCGGGCTGACCGGACGGGCCGCCGAGTGGGTCGAGTGGATCGCCGCCACCGGCCCGCGGACCGTGGCGGTGGACGTGCCGTCCGGCGTCGACGTGGACGGCGCGACGTTGCCCTCCACCCACGTGACCGCCGATGCGACCGTGACGTTCGGGACCTACAAGACGGCCCTGCTGGTCGGACCGGCGGCCGGGGCGGCCGGTCGTGGCGCGGCGGCGATCCCCGACCTCGTCGACATCGGCCTCGCCCCGCACCTGCCGGCGCCGCACATCGAGGCGATCGAGGCGTCCGACGGCCACCTGCTGGCCGAGATCTTCGACTGGCTGCGCGCCCCCACCAGCCACAAGTACTCCCGTGGCGTCCTCGGCATCGCCGCCGGCTCCACGCAGTACGCCGGTGCTGCGCACCTGTGCGTCGCCGGCGCCCAGGCGGGCATGGCCGGCATGGTGCGCTTCGTGGGGGAGGCCGAGCTGGCCCGGCGAGTGGTCGACCGGGCACCCGAGGTCGTCGCCGGCCGCGGACGCGTGCAGGCCTGGGTCGTGGGCCCGGGCGGCGGCGACGACGCCGCGGCGCAGCTGGCCGCAGCGCTGGACGACGGTGTGCCGGTCGTGGTCGACGCGAGCGCCCTGCAGCACGTGCCCGACTCCTTCGACGTCCCGGCGCTGCTGACGCCGCACGCCGGCGAGCTGGCCCAGATGCTGGGGGTGCAGCGTGAGACGGTCGAGGCCGATCCGCTGGGCCATGTCACCGAGGCGGCGCGACGGTGGGGGGTCACGGTGCTGCTCAAGGGGGCGCGCACGCTGATCGCCACCCCCGGCCGGGTGACCCGGGTGAACCTGACCGGTTCGCCGTGGCTCGGCACCGCCGGCTCAGGTGATGTCCTGGCCGGGCTGGCCGGTTCGCTGCTCGCCTCCGGCGCGGATCCGCACGACGCCGGCTCGCTGGCCGCCTTCCTGCACGGCGCTGCGAGCATCCGCGCCAACCGGGGCGGTCCCGTCACGGCATCGGCCGTCGCCGCGGCGCTGCCCGGCACGGTGGCCGCCTTCCACGACGGCCACCTCGACGACGTCCGCGACTGGAGAAGCTGA
- a CDS encoding holo-ACP synthase has protein sequence MAILGIGVDVVDLARFTTSLERTPSLRTRLFTPAEADLAVESLAGRFAAKEAFVKALRAPAGMSWQDIEIIATPQGAPEFHLHGAAFDRCAELGVVTAHLSISHDVSVATAFVVAEC, from the coding sequence GTGGCGATTCTGGGCATCGGCGTCGATGTCGTGGACCTCGCCCGGTTCACGACCTCGCTGGAACGCACCCCGAGCCTTCGGACCCGCCTGTTCACCCCGGCCGAGGCCGATCTCGCGGTGGAGTCACTGGCCGGACGCTTCGCGGCCAAGGAGGCGTTCGTCAAGGCGCTGCGCGCGCCGGCCGGCATGTCGTGGCAGGACATCGAGATCATCGCCACCCCGCAGGGAGCGCCCGAGTTCCACCTGCACGGAGCAGCGTTCGACCGGTGCGCCGAGCTGGGTGTCGTCACCGCGCACCTGTCGATCTCGCACGACGTGTCCGTCGCGACGGCTTTCGTGGTGGCCGAGTGCTGA
- the glmS gene encoding glutamine--fructose-6-phosphate transaminase (isomerizing), with the protein MCGIVGYVGQRSALDVVMGGLRRLEYRGYDSGGVALVGDGTILSAKKAGKLKNLDAELAIHPLPLSHTGIGHTRWATHGAPNDVNAHPHLDAASRVAVVHNGIIENFASLRAELEASGHELLSETDTEVVAHLLHDELERTPDLSDAVRAVCRRLEGAFTLVICDAAQPDVVVGARRNSPLVVGRGDGENFLGSDVAAFIEYTRNAVELGQDQVVTITPDEIVVTDFFGQPADTNEYHVDWDVSAAEKGGYEWFMLKEIAEQPRAVADTLLGRHSIDGHLQLDEMRLSDDELRDVDKVIIVAAGTSYYAGMTAKYAIEHWTRIHCEVELASEFRYRDPILDRSTLVVTISQSGETMDTLMAIRYARQQRARVLSICNTNGSTIPRESDAVIYTHAGPEVAVASTKGFLAQVVACYLLALYMAQVKGVKYGDEIASLIAELEKTPAGIQRMLDEGDQVRKLAAQLAGSRSILFLGRHVGYPVALEGALKLKELAYIHAEGFAAGELKHGPIALIEEGVPVFIVVPPKARDQLQEKIVSNIQEIRARGARTIVLAEDGDMDVVPFADHLIRLPKVPTLLQPLVATVPLQIFACELASQLGHDVDQPRNLAKSVTVE; encoded by the coding sequence ATGTGTGGAATTGTCGGATACGTCGGTCAGCGGTCCGCCCTCGACGTCGTCATGGGGGGCCTCCGCCGGCTCGAGTACCGCGGATACGACTCCGGGGGCGTGGCGCTCGTCGGTGACGGGACGATCCTGTCGGCCAAGAAGGCCGGCAAGCTGAAGAACCTGGACGCCGAGCTGGCGATCCACCCGCTGCCGCTCTCCCACACCGGCATCGGCCACACCCGCTGGGCGACGCACGGCGCACCCAACGACGTCAACGCCCACCCCCACCTCGACGCCGCCAGCCGGGTGGCCGTCGTGCACAACGGGATCATCGAGAACTTCGCCTCCCTGCGCGCCGAGCTCGAGGCGTCCGGGCACGAGCTCCTGTCTGAGACCGACACCGAGGTCGTCGCCCATCTGCTGCACGACGAGCTCGAGCGCACGCCCGACCTGTCCGACGCCGTGCGCGCCGTGTGCCGCCGGCTCGAGGGCGCGTTCACGCTGGTGATCTGCGATGCCGCCCAGCCCGATGTGGTCGTCGGCGCTCGGCGCAACTCCCCGCTCGTGGTGGGACGAGGCGACGGCGAGAACTTCCTCGGCTCGGACGTCGCGGCGTTCATCGAGTACACGCGCAATGCGGTCGAGCTCGGCCAGGACCAGGTCGTCACCATCACCCCCGACGAGATCGTCGTCACGGACTTCTTCGGCCAGCCCGCCGACACCAACGAGTACCACGTCGACTGGGACGTCTCGGCGGCCGAGAAGGGCGGCTACGAGTGGTTCATGCTCAAGGAGATCGCCGAGCAGCCGCGGGCCGTGGCCGACACGTTGCTGGGTCGCCACTCGATCGACGGGCACCTGCAGCTGGACGAGATGCGCCTGTCCGACGATGAGCTGCGCGATGTCGACAAGGTCATCATCGTTGCCGCTGGCACCTCCTACTACGCCGGCATGACCGCCAAGTACGCGATCGAGCACTGGACCCGCATCCACTGCGAGGTCGAGCTGGCATCGGAGTTCCGCTACCGGGACCCGATCCTGGACCGCAGCACGCTGGTCGTCACGATCAGCCAGTCCGGCGAGACGATGGACACGCTGATGGCCATCCGGTACGCCCGCCAGCAGCGCGCCCGGGTGCTGTCGATCTGCAACACCAACGGCTCGACCATCCCGCGCGAGTCCGATGCGGTCATCTACACGCACGCCGGACCCGAGGTCGCGGTCGCCTCGACCAAGGGGTTCCTCGCGCAGGTCGTGGCCTGCTACCTCCTGGCGCTGTACATGGCCCAGGTCAAGGGCGTGAAGTACGGCGACGAGATCGCCAGCCTCATCGCGGAGCTCGAGAAGACCCCCGCCGGCATCCAGCGGATGCTTGACGAGGGCGACCAGGTGCGCAAGCTCGCCGCCCAGCTGGCCGGATCGCGGTCGATCCTGTTCCTGGGCCGCCACGTCGGTTATCCGGTGGCGCTGGAGGGCGCGCTCAAGCTCAAGGAGCTGGCCTACATCCACGCGGAGGGATTCGCCGCCGGCGAGCTCAAGCACGGGCCGATCGCACTGATCGAGGAAGGCGTGCCGGTCTTCATCGTGGTGCCACCCAAGGCGCGGGACCAGCTCCAGGAGAAGATCGTCAGCAACATCCAGGAGATCCGTGCCCGCGGTGCCCGCACGATCGTGCTCGCCGAGGACGGCGACATGGACGTCGTCCCGTTCGCCGACCACCTGATCCGACTGCCCAAGGTGCCGACGCTGCTGCAGCCGCTCGTGGCCACGGTCCCGCTGCAGATCTTCGCGTGCGAGCTGGCCAGCCAGCTGGGCCACGACGTCGACCAGCCCCGCAACCTGGCCAAGTCGGTCACGGTCGAGTAG
- the coaA gene encoding type I pantothenate kinase, giving the protein MSREHSPYVELERSAWAKLAGDAPQPLRPAEVERVRGIGDELDLEEVRQVYLPMTQLISMRVRLAAALYEATEEFLHAPQSRRTPFVIGIAGSVAVGKSTTARLLRELLAQSPDHPVVELVTTDGFLFPNAELERRGLLDRKGFPESYDRKALLRFVMEVKSGVEVVTAPVYSHLTYDRTDEVVTIKEPDIVIVEGLNVLAPARPRGDGSPGLAVSDFFDFSIYVDASGKDLRRWYIDRFLALRRTAFADPHSYFHRYSAFTDEQAIARASELWDTINWPNLKENIATTRGRASLVLRKGPDHTVEWVRLRKI; this is encoded by the coding sequence ATGTCGCGCGAGCACTCCCCTTATGTCGAGCTCGAGCGGTCCGCGTGGGCCAAGCTCGCCGGCGATGCGCCGCAGCCGTTGCGGCCGGCCGAGGTCGAGCGGGTCCGCGGCATCGGCGACGAGCTGGACCTCGAGGAGGTCCGCCAGGTCTACCTGCCCATGACCCAGCTGATCAGCATGCGGGTCCGGTTGGCCGCGGCGCTGTACGAGGCCACCGAGGAGTTCCTGCACGCGCCCCAGTCACGGCGCACCCCCTTCGTGATCGGCATCGCCGGCTCGGTCGCCGTCGGCAAGTCGACCACCGCGCGGCTGCTGCGCGAGCTGCTGGCCCAGTCGCCCGACCACCCGGTCGTCGAGCTGGTCACGACCGACGGGTTCTTGTTCCCCAACGCTGAGCTCGAGCGGCGCGGGCTGCTGGACCGCAAGGGCTTTCCCGAGTCGTACGACCGCAAGGCCCTGCTGCGCTTCGTGATGGAGGTCAAGTCCGGCGTCGAGGTCGTGACGGCGCCGGTCTACTCCCACCTCACCTACGACCGCACCGATGAGGTCGTCACCATCAAGGAGCCCGACATCGTGATCGTCGAGGGGCTCAACGTCCTCGCGCCGGCCCGTCCGCGCGGCGACGGGTCGCCGGGACTGGCGGTCAGCGACTTCTTCGACTTCTCGATCTACGTCGACGCGTCCGGCAAGGATCTGCGCCGCTGGTACATCGACCGGTTCCTCGCGCTGCGCAGGACGGCCTTCGCCGACCCGCACTCATACTTCCACCGGTACAGCGCATTCACCGACGAGCAGGCGATCGCGCGCGCGAGCGAGCTGTGGGACACGATCAACTGGCCCAACCTCAAGGAGAACATCGCGACGACCCGCGGACGCGCCTCCCTGGTGCTGCGCAAGGGGCCCGACCACACCGTCGAGTGGGTGCGGCTCCGCAAGATCTGA
- a CDS encoding GNAT family N-acetyltransferase yields MTITVVNVADQSSFDELYDVYGRSLTRPFDDRWLAIEKRVNLTDDAYGTKVAVVARDGDGLAIGGGWVTLPLQDNTDVAFVDVFTVPERRREAIGSRMLDELVGIARAHGRTKAFAMPVWAVDADGDAGRWFAEARGFELDFMDAVRELRLPADLPPLAVAPGYTLETWRGPCPDEWVDEYADLRRIMNSEAPSGDAGLENEHWDVARVRKDEADLVRVGRQMQIVVARAPDNELAGHTQLAFPADGTEVYQWDTLVRPADRGHGLGLALKIRAMQVSGDLLAGRRRVTTYNAATNTHMIAVNEKLGFRQTAWAGEYILPI; encoded by the coding sequence ATGACCATCACCGTCGTCAACGTGGCCGATCAGAGCAGCTTCGACGAGCTCTACGACGTCTACGGGCGGTCGCTCACGCGGCCCTTCGACGATCGCTGGCTGGCGATCGAGAAGCGGGTCAACCTGACCGACGACGCGTACGGGACGAAGGTCGCCGTGGTGGCCCGGGACGGCGACGGCCTCGCGATCGGCGGCGGGTGGGTCACCCTGCCGCTGCAGGACAACACGGACGTCGCGTTCGTCGATGTGTTCACCGTGCCGGAGCGCCGTCGGGAAGCCATCGGCTCGCGAATGCTCGACGAGCTGGTGGGCATCGCGCGGGCGCACGGCCGTACGAAGGCCTTCGCGATGCCCGTCTGGGCCGTGGACGCCGATGGCGACGCCGGACGCTGGTTCGCCGAGGCCAGGGGGTTCGAGCTGGACTTCATGGATGCCGTCCGCGAGTTGCGGCTACCGGCCGACCTGCCGCCCCTGGCGGTCGCGCCCGGCTACACGTTGGAGACCTGGCGTGGTCCGTGCCCCGATGAGTGGGTGGACGAGTACGCCGACCTGCGCCGGATCATGAACTCGGAGGCGCCCAGCGGCGACGCGGGGCTCGAGAACGAGCACTGGGACGTTGCGCGCGTCCGCAAGGACGAGGCGGACCTGGTGCGCGTCGGTCGCCAGATGCAGATCGTTGTCGCCCGCGCTCCCGACAACGAGCTCGCCGGACACACGCAGCTGGCCTTCCCTGCTGATGGCACGGAGGTCTATCAGTGGGACACCCTCGTGCGTCCGGCAGACCGCGGGCACGGTCTCGGACTGGCGCTGAAGATCCGCGCGATGCAGGTCTCGGGCGACCTCCTGGCGGGCCGGCGCCGCGTCACGACCTACAACGCGGCGACCAACACGCACATGATCGCGGTCAACGAGAAGCTCGGGTTCCGGCAGACGGCGTGGGCCGGCGAGTACATCCTGCCCATCTGA
- the glmM gene encoding phosphoglucosamine mutase — protein MGRIFGTDGVRGVANRDLTAELAVDLAVAAAHILGEVGAFADQRPTAVVARDPRASGEFLEAAVVAGLASAGVDVHRLGVVPTPGAAFLTSHLAADMGVMISASHNPMPDNGIKFLARGGLKLDDDLELLIEQRLEEPWERPVGADVGRIGDSQPGVAAYVDHLVKSTPCRLDGLKIVLDCANGAAFKVGPQVFEQLGATVIAIHAEPDGLNINHNCGSTHLDDLQKAVVLHRADAGFAFDGDADRCLAVDESGAVVDGDHILAILALAARDAGRLTDDTVVATVMSNLGFVHALQAAGISVIQTAVGDRYVLEAMRAGGFNMGGEQSGHVIMGDYATTGDGVLTAAHLAARLRESGSTLSELAAVMTRLPQVLVNVPGVDKRRAHTDPTLQGEVAIATSRLGDSGRVLLRPSGTEPLVRVMVEAATHEEATEVAEHLADVVARTLRS, from the coding sequence GTGGGCCGGATCTTTGGCACCGATGGCGTTCGCGGAGTCGCGAATCGTGATCTGACCGCCGAGCTCGCCGTCGACCTCGCGGTCGCCGCGGCCCACATCCTGGGCGAGGTCGGTGCATTCGCCGACCAGCGTCCCACAGCAGTCGTGGCCCGCGATCCCCGCGCCTCCGGAGAGTTTCTGGAGGCCGCGGTGGTCGCGGGTCTTGCGTCTGCCGGGGTCGACGTGCACCGCCTGGGCGTGGTCCCGACACCGGGTGCGGCATTCCTGACCTCGCACCTCGCGGCCGACATGGGCGTCATGATCTCCGCGAGCCACAACCCGATGCCCGACAACGGCATCAAGTTCTTGGCCCGCGGCGGTCTGAAGCTCGACGACGATCTCGAGCTGCTGATCGAGCAGCGCCTCGAGGAGCCGTGGGAGCGCCCGGTGGGTGCAGATGTGGGCCGCATCGGCGACAGCCAGCCTGGCGTCGCCGCCTACGTCGACCACCTGGTGAAGTCCACACCGTGCCGCCTGGACGGCCTGAAGATCGTCCTGGACTGCGCCAACGGCGCGGCCTTCAAGGTCGGTCCGCAGGTGTTCGAGCAGCTCGGTGCCACGGTGATCGCGATCCACGCCGAGCCCGACGGGCTCAACATCAACCACAACTGCGGCTCGACCCACCTGGACGACCTGCAGAAGGCCGTCGTCCTGCACAGAGCCGATGCGGGCTTCGCCTTCGACGGTGACGCCGATCGCTGCCTGGCCGTCGACGAGTCCGGCGCCGTCGTCGACGGCGACCACATCCTGGCGATCCTGGCGCTCGCAGCCCGGGACGCCGGGCGGCTGACCGATGACACCGTCGTCGCGACGGTGATGAGCAACCTGGGCTTCGTGCACGCGCTCCAGGCGGCGGGCATCTCGGTGATCCAGACCGCCGTGGGGGACCGCTACGTCCTGGAGGCGATGCGGGCGGGCGGCTTCAACATGGGCGGCGAGCAGTCCGGCCACGTCATCATGGGCGACTACGCCACGACCGGCGACGGCGTGCTCACCGCCGCGCACCTGGCCGCGCGTCTGCGCGAGTCCGGGTCGACGCTGTCCGAGCTCGCCGCGGTCATGACGCGCCTGCCACAGGTGTTGGTCAACGTGCCCGGTGTCGACAAGCGGCGCGCCCACACCGACCCGACGCTGCAGGGAGAGGTCGCGATCGCCACCTCCCGGCTCGGCGACTCCGGCCGGGTGCTGCTGCGCCCATCGGGCACCGAGCCGCTGGTGCGCGTCATGGTCGAGGCCGCGACGCACGAGGAGGCCACCGAGGTGGCCGAGCACCTCGCGGACGTGGTGGCCCGCACCCTCCGCAGCTGA
- the rpsI gene encoding 30S ribosomal protein S9, protein MAETATTEETEFQTNTEGVAYTSETAGSSETSSKPATIAPGAATGRRKEAIARVRIVPGTGVWTVNGKPLEEYLPNKLHQQIAKEAFAETGLQDRFDVIARVTGGGMTGQAGALRLGVARSLNQIDEEANRPVLKKAGLLTRDSRIKERKKAGLKKARKAPQYSKR, encoded by the coding sequence ATGGCTGAGACCGCCACCACCGAAGAGACCGAGTTCCAGACCAACACGGAGGGTGTTGCATACACCTCCGAGACGGCTGGTTCGTCCGAGACCTCCAGCAAGCCGGCGACCATCGCTCCGGGTGCTGCGACCGGCCGCCGCAAGGAGGCCATCGCCCGAGTCCGCATCGTGCCCGGCACCGGCGTGTGGACCGTCAACGGCAAGCCGCTGGAGGAGTACCTCCCCAACAAGCTGCACCAGCAGATTGCCAAGGAGGCGTTCGCCGAGACCGGTCTGCAGGACCGTTTCGACGTCATCGCTCGCGTCACCGGTGGCGGCATGACCGGCCAGGCCGGCGCGCTGCGCCTGGGCGTGGCCCGCTCGCTGAACCAGATCGACGAAGAGGCCAACCGCCCGGTCCTGAAGAAGGCCGGACTCCTGACGCGCGACTCGCGCATCAAGGAGCGCAAGAAGGCTGGTCTCAAGAAGGCACGTAAGGCGCCGCAGTACAGCAAGCGCTGA